A stretch of the Salminus brasiliensis chromosome 23, fSalBra1.hap2, whole genome shotgun sequence genome encodes the following:
- the prss56 gene encoding serine protease 56 — translation MPCLFQDCGQRSGACAPPESLLMEPSCDAIGRAQSVSDEGERSWALSQTCGFYRRRCATSELNSDSCIRTMGESCSSRVLQCSLLNTMQNLEPVTQTRTQAVCGQRASVGRNITQPRSRIVGGSPAPPGSWPWLVNLQLDGALMCGGVLVDSSWVLTAAHCFAGSRSESYWTAVVGEFDITKTDPGEQIMKVNRVITHPKFNPKTFNNDIALVELTSPVVLSDRVTPVCLPSEFEPPTGTPCLVAGWGSLYEDGPAADVVMEAKVPLLSQGTCKSALGKELLTNTMFCAGYLSGGIDSCQGDSGGPLIFQDRITGRFQLYGITSWGDGCGEKGKPGVYTRVTAFTDWILNEIQKSVGSREPTCPELLKTSELSEEQRESEFATICRFYRLSCPSTLDVTACQRLSQDKCQSRFKKCQLHSFLQSLLDLLQRADDYIRDKVDLTFFTQSLPQLVEQVYSSAVTTRTRRHASKTEQVGPSSTPSAWKPPSVFEQVGPLVDDWEKYLNSIAEDMDQHNESEDAKQHSEEEQLFQQASFFIRY, via the exons ATGCCTTGCTTGTTTCAGGACTGTGGACAGCGCTCAGGAGCATGTG CTCCCCCAGAGTCCTTGCTAATGGAACCATCCTGTGATGCGATCGGACGTGCTCAGAGTGTATCTGATGAGGGCGAGAGGAGCTGGGCACTGAGCCAGACGTGTGGTTTCTACAGACGCCGTTGTGCCACCTCAGAGCTAAACTCTGACTCCTGCATTAGAACCATGGGCGAAagctgcagctccagagtgcTACAGTGCAGTCTGCTAAACACCATGCAAAATCTAGAGCCAGTCACACAGACCAGAACACAAG ctgtttGTGGTCAGCGAGCGTCAGTGGGACGGAACATAACCCAGCCGCGCTCAAGAATTGTGGGTGGTTCTCCAGCACCCCCTGGCAGCTGGCCGTGGCTAGTGAACCTACAGCTGGATGGGGCTCTGATGTGTGGAGGAGTGCTAGTGGACAGCTCCTGGGTCCTTACTGCTGCACACTGCTTCGCTGG AAGTCGCAGTGAGAGTTACTGGACAGCTGTGGTTGGGGAGTTTGACATCACTAAGACTGACCCTGGTGAACAGATAATGAAGGTCAATCGCGTCATCACACACCCCAAG TTTAACCCAAAGACATTTAATAATGACATTGCCCTGGTGGAGCTGACCTCTCCTGTGGTTTTGTCAGACCGAGTAACTCCAGTCTGTTTGCCCTCTGAGTTTGAGCCACCTACCGGTACACCCTGTCTGGTGGCTGGGTGGGGTTCCCTGTATGAAG ATGGTCCAGCAGCTGATGTGGTAATGGAGGCAAAGGTTCCTCTGCTGTCTCAGGGCACATGCAAAAGTGCTCTTGGCAAAGAACTGCTCACCAACACCATGTTCTGTGCTGGCTACTTGTCTGGGGGCATTGACTCTTGCCAG ggGGATTCTGGTGGGCCGCTAATCTTTCAGGACCGCATTACTGGACGTTTCCAGTTATACGGGATTACCTCGTGGGGTGATGGCTGTGGCGAGAAGGGAAAGCCAGGTGTATACACTCGTGTTACAGCCTTCACTGACTGGATCCTCAATGAAATCCAGA AGTCTGTGGGAAGCAGGGAGCCCACATGTCCAGAGCTCCTGAAAACATCTGAGCTGTCAGAGGAGCAGCGGGAGTCAGAGTTTGCCACAATTTGCCGTTTCTACAGACTGAGCTGCCCTTCAACCCTTGACGTCACTGCATGCCAGCGTCTATCCCAGGACAAGTGCCAGAGCCGCTTCAAAAAGTGCC AGTTGCACTCATTCCTGCAGAGTCTGTTGGACCTTTTGCAAAGGGCAGATGATTACATCAGGGACAAAGTTGACCTGACCTTCTTCACACAGAGTCTTCCTCAGCTGGTGGAACAGGTCTACAGTTCTGCAGTCACCACACGGACACGCAGACATGCTAGCAAAACAG AACAGGTAGGCCCCTCCTCCACACCTTCTGCCTGGAAGCCACCATCTGTATTCGAGCAGGTAGGCCCTCTAGTGGATGACTGGGAGAAGTACCTGAACAGCATTGCTGAGGATATGGACCAGCATAATGAATCAGAGGATGCAAAGCAGCACTCTGAAGAGGAACAGCTTTTCCAACAG GCATCATTTTTCATTCGTTACTGA